One window from the genome of Nicotiana tomentosiformis chromosome 5, ASM39032v3, whole genome shotgun sequence encodes:
- the LOC138892641 gene encoding uncharacterized protein: MDIKLVVGGLTLSIVSAYAPQVGLGEEVKRQHWEDLDEVVSGILHTDKIFIGGDFNVHIGETSRGYDDVHGGKRDRGLCTNCKVIPSECLSTQHKILVMDLEIKREKKKKKKKRAVFGQPKIKWGALIEDKAQALGEKGHKGEWWWIGEVQGKVEANKVAYMKLVENADEEEKRTLRECYKKAKKEAKLAVTASKTATFERMYAELGGRGDDKRLFSLAKVRERKARDLDQVRCINDEDGKVLVEEACIRRRWQSYFHKILNEDGDRNIVLGELEISKNQRYFRFRRHIKIEQVEEYRERKRDLHMVFINLEKAYDKVPREVLWRCLEVSDVPVAYIRVIKDMYDGVKTRVRTVGGDSDYFPVMMGLHQGSSLTHFYFPLAMDMLTLHIQGEVPWCMLLTDDIVVIDEMRCRVNNRL, encoded by the exons ATGGATATTAAGCTAGTGGTAGGTGGTCTCACTTTAAGCATAGTTAGTGCATACGCACCGCAAGTGGGCTTGGGAGAGGAGGTCAAGAGGCAACACTGGGAGGATTTAGATGAGGTGGTGAGTGGTATTCTGCACACCGACAAGATTTTCATAGGAGGTGATTTTAATGTCCATATTGGGGAGACGTCTAGGGGCTATGATGATGTGCATGGCGG GAAGAGGGATAGAGGCCTATGCACTAATTGCAAGGTTATTCCGAGTGAGTGTCTTTCAACACAACATAAGATCTTGGTTATGGACTTGGAGATTAAgagggaaaagaagaagaagaagaagaagagagcgGTATTTGGTCAACCTAAGATCAAGTGGGGTGCCTTGATTGAGGACAAAGCTCAGGCATTGGGGGAGAA GGGCCACAAAGGTGAATGGTGGTGGATTGGAGAGGTACAAGGTAAAGTAGAAGCCAATAAAGTGGCATATATGAAGCTAGTGGAGAATGCCGACGAAGAGGAAAAGAGGACGCTtagggagtgttataagaaggctaagaaagaggcaaagtTAGCGGTCACGGCGTCTAAGACCGCAACATTTGAACGCATGTATGCGGAACTTGGGGGTAGAGGCGATGATAAGAGACTGTTCAGTTTAGCCAAGGTtcgagagaggaaggctcgggacctggaccaagtgaggtgcatcaacGACGAGGATGGCAAGGTATTGGTGGAAGAGGCGTGCATTAGGCGCAGGTGGCAGTCATACTTCCACAAAATCTTGAACGAGGATGGGGACAGGAACATTGTGCTTGGCGAGTTGGAGATATCAAAGAACCAACGTTATTTTAGGTTTCGTAGGCATATTAAGATTGAGCAGGTTGAGGAG TATCGAGAGAGGAAGAGGGAcctgcatatggtgttcatcaaTTTAGAAAAAGCTTACGATAAAGTCCCAAgggaggttctatggagatgcctggaggttaGTGATGTTCCGgtagcatacattagggtgattaaggatatgtacgaTGGAGTgaagactcgggtgaggactgtGGGAGGAGACTCAGACTACTTTCCTGTGATGATGGGATTACATCAGGGTTCTTCTCTTACCCATTTTTATTTTCCCCTGGCGATGGACATGCTGACGCTCCATATTCagggggaggtgccatggtgtatgttattaaCAGATGACATAGTGGTAATCGATGAGATGCGCTGCAGGGTTAACAATCGGCTGTAG